A single region of the Trachemys scripta elegans isolate TJP31775 chromosome 19, CAS_Tse_1.0, whole genome shotgun sequence genome encodes:
- the UBE2J2 gene encoding ubiquitin-conjugating enzyme E2 J2 translates to MSNNSNKRAPTTATQRLKQDYLRIKKDPVPYICAEPLPSNILEWHYVVRGPEMTPYEGGYYHGKLIFPREFPFKPPSIYMITPNGRFKCNTRLCLSITDFHPDTWNPAWSVSTILTGLLSFMVEKGPTLGSIETSEFTKRQLAAQSLAFNLKDKVFCELFPEVVEEIKQKQKAQEELNNRPPSLPLPDVVPDGEAHHGQNGIPLLNGHVPLAAANHPGLQQANRNHGLLGGALANLFVIVGFAAFAYTVKYVLRSIAQE, encoded by the exons atgaGCAACAACAGTAATAAGAGAGCACCAACAACAGCAACGCAGAGACTTAAGCAGGACTACCTTCGAATTAAAAAGGATCCAGTGCCTTATATCTGTGCTGAACCCCTCCCATCTAATATCCTTGAATG gCACTATGTTGTACGAGGACCTGAAATGACTCCATATGAAG GTGGCTATTATCATGGGAAATTAATTTTCCCCAGAGAATTTCCTTTTAAACCTCCTAGTATTTATATGATAACTCCTAATGGAAGATTTAAATGCAATACAAG GTTGTGTCTTTCAATCACTGATTTCCACCCTGATACATGGAATCCAGCGTGGTCAGTCTCAACAATCTTGACAGGCCTCCTTAGTTTTATGGTGGAAAAGGGCCCTACATTGGGCAGCATAGAAACCTCAGAATTCACA AAAAGACAGCTTGCTGCACAAAGCttagcatttaatttaaaagataaaGTCTTCTGTGAGCTGTTCCCTGAAGTGGTGGAG gagatcaaacaaaaacagaaagcaCAAGAAGAGCTCAATAACAGACCTCCATCCCTTCCGTTACCAGATGTTGTCCCAGATGGGGAAGCACACCATGGTCAAAATGGGATACCGCTCCTTAATGGGCACGTACCACTGGCAGCTGCCAATCACCCAGGTCTTCAGCAGGCCAATCGTAACCATGGACTCTTAGGAGGAGCATTGGCGAACTTGTTTGTTATAGTTGGTTTTGCAGCCTTTGCCTACACAGTCAAGTATGTACTGAGAAGCATAGCGCAAGAATGA